A region of the Candidatus Delongbacteria bacterium genome:
CACGCGCCGGCCTCCCAGCACGGGCCACTCCATGCTGGTGGAAAGGGAGGCCCCCAGCGCCTCCACGCCCCAGTTCGGGGTGAGGGCCCGACTCAGCCACAGGCTGCGCTTGAGGGACCGGAAGCTCCAACTCGCCTGCCGGATGCGCTGATCGCTGAACCCCGCGGCCGCCAGCCAGCGCGAGCCGGCTCCGGCGCTGCCGAACAGCGAGCGCGTCCAACCTTCCGCGTCCTGGAACAGCGCGGGATCCTGGTCCGCATAGCGCGTCCACTCGGCTCCGGCGCCCAGCGACTGCCAGCGGGCCTCCAGGCCTTCGGCCCCGGCGCAGCGGGTCAACAGCACGATCAGCAACAACAGCACAGGCCCACTCCATTCCACCGGTGATGAGAATCTGTCATCTTGTCCCGGCGCCAGTGTGGCAAACCTGTGACAGCCGCCTCCATCCAAACCCAGTCAGCCAGGTTTTATTGCATGTCGACCCTCCCGCGGATCCTGATCGTCGAGGATGATCCCCACATCCGGGAGTTGATCTGCCGCGCCCTAGAGGACGGATCCCGCCAGTGCGAGACCTGCGCGGACCTGAAGTCCGCCCTGCAGCGACTGCATCTGGGGTTGCCCGACCTGCTGATCCTGGATCGCGTGCTGCCTGGCGGGGACGGCCTGCGCATCCTGCAGAAGGTGCGGGAGGTGAGCAACCTGCCCGTGCTGCTGCTGACCAGCCTGCGCAGCGAGGACCACAAGGTCGAGGGGCTGGAGGCCGGGGCCGACGACTATCTGGGCAAGCCCTTCTCCCTGCGTGAACTGAGCGCGCGGGTCAACGCCCTGCTGCGGCGCAGCCGGATTCCCGCGGGCGTCAGCCTGCGGCTGGGCGCCCTCTCGCTGGACTCCGAGGGCCGGCAGGCCTTCCGCGGCGAGCAGCCGCTGGACCTGAGCCCGCTGGAGGTCCGGGTGCTGAAGACCCTCCTGCTGAATCAGGAGCGCGTGTTGCGCCGCGACGAGCTGATCGGCCTGGCCTGGGGCGTGGAGTACGAGGGCTACGACCGGGCCGTGGACACGCTGGTGGTGCGTCTGCGTCGCAAGCTGACCGGGCCGGGCATGCCCCAGGTCCGCACCGTGCGGGGCCAGGGCTACTCCCTCAGTCTGGAAGAGGACGCGTGATTCCCAGGCCCCGCTTCTTCCACAATCTGGCGGGCCGCTTCGGTCTGCTCCTGCTGCTGCTGCTGGCCCTGCAGGCCGGACTGACCGGCGTGGCGGTCTTCTCCTGGATCCGCGCCCGGGATCTGGCCCTGCACAAGGTGGAACTGGGCGAACAGGCGGGGCTGATCCTGCCGGCCCTGGCGGACAGCCTGTCGCGCTGGTCGGGCTCCGGCCCGGCGCTCACGCGCCAATCCAGCCTGCGCCACCAGATGCGCCGCAGCCTGGGCCGGCCCCAGGCCATGAGTCTGGTCTGGGTGGATCAGGCGGGCAACATGGCCGCGGTGGGCTTCCTGGAACTGGATCCGCGGCTGCCGGAACTGAAGCGCATGATCCAGGCGGGCCTCTCCCAGCGCGAGTTGGAGTCCGGCGCCAGTCGCCTGGACCTGGCGCTGGTGGCCCGCGCCGCTCCTGGCGGTTGGCTGATCCTGGCCGGGGACTCCGCCGCCCACCTGTGGACGAAGGGCGGTCGCGGCCTGCTGGTGGCCGTGTTGGCCGGATCCGCCGGCATCGCCGGACTGGCGGGCTGGTGGCTGGCCCGTCCCCTACTGCGGCGTTTCCGCGCCCTCAGCCGGGCCTTCTCCACCCTGGGGGAGGGTGGCTTCTCGCATCGGCTGGCGGATCCGCACCCGGACGAGCTGGGGCAGCTGGCCCGCGAGTTCGACCAGATGGCCGCCCAGGTGGAGCGGTTGACTGCGGATCTGGCCCGCAGCGACCGGGAGCGCCGCCAGCTGCTCAGCGAAGTCAGCCACGAGCTGGGCGCGCCGCTCACCAATCTCATCGGCTACCTGGATCTGCTCCAGCGCGAGGGTTCCCTGGCCCCGGAGCCGCGCGCCACCCTGCGCCTCTGCTCCAGCCAGGCCAAACGCCTGGACCACCTGGTCTCGGACCTGCTGGACCTGGCGCGCCTGGATGACGCCGGGCTGCGCCTGCGGCACGTGGAGCTGGATCTGCGTGACACGGTGGACCAGGAGGTGGCGGCCATCGAGCTGGCCTGTCTGGATCGCGGCATCCAGCTGGACTGGCAGCGGCCGGCGGAGCCGGTCCGCGTGCTCGGGGACGAAGCCCGGCTGGCCCAGATCCTGCGCAATCTGCTGCGCAACTCGGTGCGCCAGTTGGACAACCCCCAGCTGGAGGGCCCCACCCTGCTCGTGACGCTGGAGAACTTCGGCGAGCGGGTCGAACTGCGTGTGCTGGACAACGGGCCGGGAATCCGGCCGGCGGACCTGGCCCAGCTCTTCGACCGCTACCACCGGCCCCACAGCAGCTGGGGCGAAGGCAGCGGCTTGGGGCTCTGCATCAGCCGCCGCCTGGCCGAACTGCACGGCGGCACCTTGGAGGGCGCCTCGGAGGGCCTGGGCCGCGGCGCCGTCTTCACGTTGGGCCTGCCCCGGGCGCTGACGCGGGCGGTCTGAACTTTTCTCCCAATCCAGCACCTGCGCCTGCACCCCAAAGAAAAGGGGACGCGACCGCTCGCGTCCCCCGGAGATTGTCTTGACCCCTGTCCTAGTAGATGGCCAGGTAGCGGTCCAGCTCCCAGCGCGAGACCTGCACGCGGTAGGCGTCCCATTCCTTGTTCTTGGCCGTCAGGTAGGACTGGAACAAGTCGTCGCCGAAGACCTGCCGGATCAGCCGGCTCTTCTTGTACTCGCGGATGGCCTCGCCCAGCGAGCCGGGCATGGAGGTCATGCGCTGGCGCTTGGCCTCGGAGACGTGGAAGAGATCCTCCTCCGCCGCCTTGGGCGCGGGCAGCTTCTTCTTCACCCCGTCCATGCCCGCCGCCAGCATGACGGCGAAGGCCAGGTAGGGATTGGAGGACGGATCCGGGCAGCGTAGTTCGATGCGCGTGCCGTTCTCCCGGCCCGGGCTGATGCGCGGCACGCGGATCAACGCCGAGCGGTTCTGGCTGGCCCAGCTCACGTAGACCGGCGCCTCGTAGCCCGGCACCAGCCGCTTGTAGCTGTTCACCAGCGGGGCGATCACGGCGCTCATGGAGCGGGCGTGGGTCAGTTGGCCGGCGATGAAGTGCTTGGCCAGGCCGCTCAGGCCGTGGGGGTCCTTGCGGTCGATGAAGTCGTTCTTGCCGTCCTTCCACAGGCTCTGGTTGGTGTGCATGCCCGAGCCGTTCTCGCCGTAGATGGGCTTGGGCATGAACGTGGCGTAGAGTCCGTGCTTCTGGGCTACGGCCTTGACGGTCAGGCGCAGGGTGATGGCGTTGTCCGCGGTGGCCAGCGCCTTGTCGTACTTGAAGTTGATCTCGTGCTGGCCGATGGCCACCTCGTGGTGCAGGGCCTCGATCTCCAGCCCCATCTTGACCAGGTTGTCCACCATGTGCCGGCGCACCGTGTGGGCCAGGTCCGTCGAGACGTCGAAGTAGCCCGCCTGGTCCTGAGGCACCAGCGGGAGCAGGCTGCCGTCCGGGTGCGGCCGGAACAGGAAGAACTCCAGCTCCGTGCCCGTGTAGTAGGTGATGCCCTGGGCCTCGGCCTCCAGCAGGGTGCGGCGCAGCACGCGGCGCGGATCCCCCTCGAAGGGCGAGCCGTCCGGGTGGAAGACGTCGCAGATCACGCGCGCCGTGGGCACATCCTCGTCCCAGGGAATCTGCAGGAAGGTGTCCAGATCCGGCACCAGCAGCATGTCGCTCTCGGCGATGCGTGCGAAGCCCTGGATCGAGCTGCCGTCAAACCACTGGCCGTGCGCCAGGATGTCCTGCCACATGGTCACCGGCACACCCACGCTCTTGACGATGCCGCTGATGTCCGTGAACTGCAGGTTGATGAAGCGGATGCCCGCCTTCTTGATCAATTCCGCGACGCGTTCCACCTGTGCCTTGTCGTGCTGGTTCGGCATGAACCCTCCCGTGAAAGATTTTTCATTTCTCAGCTAAGTCGGCAGTCAATCGAACTCAATCTTCCCGTCAGCCAACTTGACGACAAGAATCGCATTCATACATGCGAGTTTCAACACAATTCTTGTCAGATGTTCGATTTCCGACTATTTTTCGTTCCTCGCTGTCTGTTCAATGAGTATCGGCAACTTGATCGCCTCAATTATTTTGATTCCAACATCAATTTTCTTGACTATTTCTTACGAATCATGTTGATTTCTTGAGAAAGGAGGCGATATGGACTCATGGGAGCGTTTGACGCACTGGACCCAGGGCCGGGCCTGTCATGTGGAGCGCGTGCGGCTGGACGAGGAGGACGTGGCCATTGAAGGCCGCTTCGAGCTGCCGCCCCTGGCGCGCCTGAAAGCCGACGACCAGGTTTTCGTGGCGGCCTTCATCCGGGCCCACGGGTCGCTGAAGCAGATGGAGGAATCCTTCGGAATCAGCTACCCGACCATCAAGAATCGCCTGCGGCGCCTGTCGGAGGAACTCACCTTCCTGGACATCCAGGTCCAGCAGGTGGCAGCCCCGGCGGCGGAACGGGCGGCTGCCGGGGTGGGGAAACTGCTGGACGGACTGGAGTCCGGCGAGTTGTCGGTGAAGGAAGTGTTGGACCGGTTGGGGCGTCCGGGCACGGATCCGGCGCGCACCCAAGCCCAAGACGAGGAGCAGTGAGATGACGGAGCGGACTCGAATCCTGGAATTGCTGGCGGAAGGCCGCATCAACGTGGACGAGGCCGAGCGCCTGCTGGAGGCCGTCAAGGCCGAGGAGCGCGCGCCGGCGGCCATGCCGCCCGGGCCAGAGACGGAGCCGCCCGCCGCGGACGGTGCTCGCGGCAAGCCCCGGCTGCTTCGCGTGCTGGTGACCAAGACCTCGGGCGAGGTGGTCAACGTCCGCGTGCCGCTGGCGCTGCTGCGGGCGGGCCTCAAGCTCAAGGGCCTGCTGCCGGCCCAGGCCCACGCCCAGGTGGACGTGGCCATGAAAGAGAAGGGCCTGAAGTTCAACTTGGACGAGCTGGATGGAAAGGCGCTGGAAGAGATCGTCCAGGCCCTGGCGGAGACCAGCGTCAACGTGGACAAGGACGGCGACACGGTGCGCGTGTTCTGCGAGTGAGCGGCAGCCCGTCCGCTGAAAACAAACAAGGGGCCGGCGATGCCGGCCCCTTGTCATGGGTGCGAAGGACTGCGACTAGTTGTTCTGCAGGTGCTGCAGCGCGCTGGTCAGCAGGGAGGTCGCATAGGCCGGGTTGTGAACGCCGTGGCTGCCGTCGTTCTTGACGAACAGGTAGCCGTAGATGGCTTCACGATGGGCCGGGTTGGTGATGGTCGCCGTGTACGTGGTCGAGGACAGCGAGTCACCGGGGACGCCGAAGAAGTTTTCGATGGAGGTCATGAGGTTCATGATCTCCGTCTGGCCGCCCGTGCCGTTCCCGTCGAAGGCATCGATGTCGAAGCTCGTCACGCCGGCGCCGTGGCAACCGGTGCAAGCCGTCAGGGTGGCCTCGAAGGTGTGGTCATGCAGCGGGTAGCCGTGCGGGGCCGAAGCTTCCATGTGGCAGGTCACGCACGCGCTGCCGATGGCCTTGTGGGCAAAGCCGTCCATGCCGCGGTTGTACGTGAAGCCCGGGATCTCGAAGGAGCCGGTGCCCAGGAACATGTCCATCTGGGGGCTCTCGTGCGGTCCACGCAGGGTGCCGAAGGTGGTGCCGTTGCCGTGCACCTGGGACTCCACGTTGGCCGCGTCGCGACGGGCCTGATGGCACTGGGCACACAGCTGGCTGGTGCCCTGACCCGTGAAGGTGGCCGGCTGATTGACGGCGTAGAGCACCGTGGCGTCGGCCAGCGTCCGCACCTGGGCCGGGTTGGCGGCGTTGTGCGGGTCGTGGCAGGCCACGCAGCCCACGAGGTCAAGGGTCGCGCCCGGCAGCATGCCGGCATAGTCCGGATCGTAGTTGGCGATGAAGCCTTCGGCGCCGTGGCACTTCCAGCACGCCGTGCGGTTCCACTCGGCCGAGTAGTCTTCCACCGTCTCACCGGTGCGCTCGTACCAGGAACCGTGGGCACCCTCATGCCACTGCTCCATCTGCTCGCCGTGGCAGGAGGCGCAGGGGGCCAAGGACTCGCCACCCTCGAAGCGGGTCGCCAGCGAGACTTCCGGATCGTGGTTGTACATGCTGGGGCCCATGGAGCCGTGGCAGGACTCGCACTGGACGCCTTCCAGGGCGTGCGCACGGGCGATGTCGTCCGTGTCGGTGGAGCCCCAGAAATCGTCATAACCGCCATGGTCCAGACCGTGGTCCGTGATGGTCGTGTCGCCATAGGCAACCGGCGCATCCCAGCCCAGGGTGTGGCACTGCAGACAGTAGGGGTTGTTGCTGGAGCCGGCGTTCACCAACGTCTCGAAGGCGTTGGGGTGACCCGAGCCCAGCCACTCGCCCACGGTCTCGCCGTGACACGTGGCGCACGCCGTGTTGTTGGAACCCACCCAGGCCCACGCCTGATAGTTCTGGCCGTCCTGGCCATCCTGGCCGGCAGGACCCTGGGGACCCGCGGGACCCTGGGGTCCCTGGGCACCGTCGGCACCGTTCGAGCCATTCGTTCCGTTCGTGCCGGCCGGCCCCTGGGGACCAGCCTCCCCATCCTCACCCGCGCAACCGACCAGCAACACGCCGGCGAGCACGAGGAAGGGCAGGGGCTGAAGGAATTTCTTCATGTCTACACCTCCAAATGAAACAGGTAGCCTTGCTCAGCGAACGGGGTAAATGTCGCGCCTTTGTCACGTGCATGTCAATCAAACCGTGATCATTTTTGCAGCTAATTGATATTCAATTGTCAACATTCATAAAGGGCAGATCCCTATCAGTCATCATCTTCGAACCATTTTGATAGCGAACAGTCATTCAGCTCGTAATTTTTTCACAAGCCGGGCCGGCGCCGCCGTCACGCCGGGCATGAAAAAGGGGCCGTGACCGGCCCCTGGGGAAGACAATTCGCTCGAGCACCTAGAAAGGCCAGAAGCTGTTGTCGTGCCAGTACTCCTCGCGCAGGCTTTCATGGAGCTTCACCATGGTGTCGTAGTGCTCGTCCTCGAACTGCGACAGCCAGATCAGGATCTTCTTCAGCTCCGCGTCCTCCACCTTCTGCGCCGCCTTGGCGTAGAAGTCGCGCGCCTCCTTCTCCAGGACGATGGCGATGTCCAGGGCGGTGGTGTCGAAGGTGCTGGTGCTGAGGCTCTTCTTGAAGGCCTCGCTCAGGATGGGATCGTGGATGTCGAAGCCGTGCTCGCGCCCGCTCTTCAGGATGCTCTCGTCCCAGGTGGACTCATCGCGCCAGGTCTTGTAGAGGTCGGCCAGGATCCGCTTGTGGTCCAGTTCGTCCTCGGCGAATTCCTCGAAGAACTTGCGCGCGGTCTCGTTGGCGGTCTTGTCGGCGGTGGCGCGGTAGAATTCATAGCCGCGGCTT
Encoded here:
- a CDS encoding ferritin family protein, whose product is MSNRDIDFKTVEDVFKYAILVESRGYEFYRATADKTANETARKFFEEFAEDELDHKRILADLYKTWRDESTWDESILKSGREHGFDIHDPILSEAFKKSLSTSTFDTTALDIAIVLEKEARDFYAKAAQKVEDAELKKILIWLSQFEDEHYDTMVKLHESLREEYWHDNSFWPF
- a CDS encoding response regulator transcription factor, giving the protein MSTLPRILIVEDDPHIRELICRALEDGSRQCETCADLKSALQRLHLGLPDLLILDRVLPGGDGLRILQKVREVSNLPVLLLTSLRSEDHKVEGLEAGADDYLGKPFSLRELSARVNALLRRSRIPAGVSLRLGALSLDSEGRQAFRGEQPLDLSPLEVRVLKTLLLNQERVLRRDELIGLAWGVEYEGYDRAVDTLVVRLRRKLTGPGMPQVRTVRGQGYSLSLEEDA
- a CDS encoding HAMP domain-containing sensor histidine kinase encodes the protein MIPRPRFFHNLAGRFGLLLLLLLALQAGLTGVAVFSWIRARDLALHKVELGEQAGLILPALADSLSRWSGSGPALTRQSSLRHQMRRSLGRPQAMSLVWVDQAGNMAAVGFLELDPRLPELKRMIQAGLSQRELESGASRLDLALVARAAPGGWLILAGDSAAHLWTKGGRGLLVAVLAGSAGIAGLAGWWLARPLLRRFRALSRAFSTLGEGGFSHRLADPHPDELGQLAREFDQMAAQVERLTADLARSDRERRQLLSEVSHELGAPLTNLIGYLDLLQREGSLAPEPRATLRLCSSQAKRLDHLVSDLLDLARLDDAGLRLRHVELDLRDTVDQEVAAIELACLDRGIQLDWQRPAEPVRVLGDEARLAQILRNLLRNSVRQLDNPQLEGPTLLVTLENFGERVELRVLDNGPGIRPADLAQLFDRYHRPHSSWGEGSGLGLCISRRLAELHGGTLEGASEGLGRGAVFTLGLPRALTRAV
- a CDS encoding DUF2089 family protein; the protein is MDSWERLTHWTQGRACHVERVRLDEEDVAIEGRFELPPLARLKADDQVFVAAFIRAHGSLKQMEESFGISYPTIKNRLRRLSEELTFLDIQVQQVAAPAAERAAAGVGKLLDGLESGELSVKEVLDRLGRPGTDPARTQAQDEEQ
- a CDS encoding glutamine synthetase family protein, with product MPNQHDKAQVERVAELIKKAGIRFINLQFTDISGIVKSVGVPVTMWQDILAHGQWFDGSSIQGFARIAESDMLLVPDLDTFLQIPWDEDVPTARVICDVFHPDGSPFEGDPRRVLRRTLLEAEAQGITYYTGTELEFFLFRPHPDGSLLPLVPQDQAGYFDVSTDLAHTVRRHMVDNLVKMGLEIEALHHEVAIGQHEINFKYDKALATADNAITLRLTVKAVAQKHGLYATFMPKPIYGENGSGMHTNQSLWKDGKNDFIDRKDPHGLSGLAKHFIAGQLTHARSMSAVIAPLVNSYKRLVPGYEAPVYVSWASQNRSALIRVPRISPGRENGTRIELRCPDPSSNPYLAFAVMLAAGMDGVKKKLPAPKAAEEDLFHVSEAKRQRMTSMPGSLGEAIREYKKSRLIRQVFGDDLFQSYLTAKNKEWDAYRVQVSRWELDRYLAIY
- a CDS encoding multiheme c-type cytochrome is translated as MKKFLQPLPFLVLAGVLLVGCAGEDGEAGPQGPAGTNGTNGSNGADGAQGPQGPAGPQGPAGQDGQDGQNYQAWAWVGSNNTACATCHGETVGEWLGSGHPNAFETLVNAGSSNNPYCLQCHTLGWDAPVAYGDTTITDHGLDHGGYDDFWGSTDTDDIARAHALEGVQCESCHGSMGPSMYNHDPEVSLATRFEGGESLAPCASCHGEQMEQWHEGAHGSWYERTGETVEDYSAEWNRTACWKCHGAEGFIANYDPDYAGMLPGATLDLVGCVACHDPHNAANPAQVRTLADATVLYAVNQPATFTGQGTSQLCAQCHQARRDAANVESQVHGNGTTFGTLRGPHESPQMDMFLGTGSFEIPGFTYNRGMDGFAHKAIGSACVTCHMEASAPHGYPLHDHTFEATLTACTGCHGAGVTSFDIDAFDGNGTGGQTEIMNLMTSIENFFGVPGDSLSSTTYTATITNPAHREAIYGYLFVKNDGSHGVHNPAYATSLLTSALQHLQNN